Proteins encoded by one window of Burkholderia plantarii:
- the der gene encoding ribosome biogenesis GTPase Der — translation MKPVIALVGRPNVGKSTLFNRLTRSRDALVADLPGLTRDRHYGEGRTGARPYLVVDTGGFEPVAKDGILHEMARQTRQAVEEADVVVFIVDGRNGLAPQDKSIADYLRKTGRPIFLVVNKAEGMKYTAVASDFYELGLGDPRAISAAHGDGVTDMINEALEVAYAGQPEETEDAAQSRGVKIAIVGRPNVGKSTLVNTLIGEDRVIAFDMPGTTRDSIYVDFERNGKPYTLIDTAGLRRRGKVFEAIEKFSVVKTLQSISDANVVILLLDAQQDISDQDAHIAGFVVEQGRALVVGVNKWDGLDSHARERTKADLTRKLKFLEFAKFHFISAAEKTGIGPLLRSVDDAYAAAMKKLPTPKLTRALIEAVEFQQPRRRGPVRPKLRYAHQGGQNPPIIVIHGNALDAVTETYKRYLENRFRETFALTGTPLRIEFRSTTNPYTDKGRGE, via the coding sequence ATGAAACCGGTCATTGCCCTCGTCGGGCGCCCCAATGTGGGGAAATCCACGCTGTTCAACCGGCTTACGCGCTCGCGCGACGCGCTGGTCGCGGACCTGCCGGGCTTGACCCGCGATCGCCATTACGGCGAGGGGCGCACCGGCGCGCGTCCGTACCTCGTCGTCGACACGGGCGGTTTCGAGCCGGTCGCGAAGGACGGCATCCTGCACGAGATGGCGCGCCAGACGCGCCAGGCCGTGGAAGAGGCCGACGTCGTGGTGTTCATCGTCGACGGCCGCAACGGGCTCGCGCCGCAGGACAAGTCGATCGCCGACTACCTGCGCAAGACCGGCCGGCCGATCTTCCTCGTCGTCAACAAGGCCGAGGGGATGAAGTACACGGCGGTCGCATCCGATTTCTACGAACTCGGCCTCGGCGACCCGCGCGCGATCTCGGCCGCGCACGGCGACGGCGTGACCGACATGATCAACGAGGCGCTCGAAGTCGCCTACGCGGGCCAGCCCGAGGAGACCGAGGACGCGGCGCAGTCGCGCGGCGTGAAGATCGCGATCGTCGGGCGCCCGAACGTCGGCAAATCGACGCTCGTCAATACGCTGATCGGCGAGGACCGCGTGATCGCGTTCGACATGCCGGGCACCACGCGCGATTCGATCTACGTCGATTTCGAGCGCAACGGCAAGCCCTATACGCTGATCGACACGGCCGGCCTGCGCCGGCGCGGCAAGGTGTTCGAGGCCATCGAGAAGTTCTCGGTGGTGAAGACGCTGCAGTCGATCTCGGACGCGAACGTCGTGATCCTGCTGCTCGACGCGCAGCAGGACATCTCCGACCAGGACGCGCACATCGCCGGCTTCGTGGTCGAGCAGGGTCGCGCGCTGGTGGTGGGCGTGAACAAGTGGGACGGGCTCGACTCGCATGCGCGCGAGCGCACCAAGGCCGACCTGACGCGCAAGCTCAAATTCCTCGAGTTCGCCAAGTTCCACTTCATCTCCGCCGCCGAGAAGACCGGCATCGGCCCGCTGCTGCGCTCGGTCGACGACGCCTACGCGGCCGCGATGAAGAAGCTGCCGACGCCGAAGCTCACGCGCGCGCTGATCGAGGCCGTCGAGTTCCAGCAGCCGCGTCGCCGCGGCCCGGTGCGTCCGAAGCTGCGCTACGCGCACCAGGGCGGCCAGAATCCGCCGATTATCGTGATTCACGGCAATGCGCTCGATGCCGTGACGGAAACCTATAAACGCTACCTCGAGAACCGCTTCCGGGAAACTTTCGCGTTGACCGGCACTCCATTGCGAATAGAGTTCCGGTCCACGACGAATCCTTATACGGACAAGGGTCGCGGGGAATAA
- the hflX gene encoding GTPase HflX, with protein MTNAALVGIDFGKTDFEASLEELSLLASSAGAHPAVTLTGRRSSPDAAMFIGSGKAEELRLACDANDIDIVIFNHPLAPAQQRNLERTLNRRVVDRTSLILDIFAQRARSHEGKLQVELAQLQYLSTRLIRAWTHLERQKGGIGLRGPGETQLETDRRLIGERIKMLKSRLDKLRRQHNTQRRQRERNRTMSVSLVGYTNAGKSTLFNALTKAQAYAADQLFATLDTTSRRVYLGDEVGQIVVSDTVGFIRELPHQLVAAFRATLEETIHADLLLHVVDASSAVRLEQIEQVNDVLHEIGADAIRQVLVFNKIDAVPELAARGDAVERDEYGNISRVFLSARSGQGLDALRGAIAEIATSDQPLSGAMLLPEPTRDGGLAEPHDDHTVSEHGD; from the coding sequence TTGACCAACGCCGCATTAGTCGGCATCGATTTCGGCAAGACCGACTTCGAAGCCAGCCTTGAAGAACTGAGCCTGCTTGCTTCCAGCGCGGGCGCCCATCCCGCAGTCACCCTCACCGGACGACGATCGAGCCCCGACGCCGCGATGTTCATCGGCAGCGGCAAGGCCGAGGAGCTGCGCCTCGCGTGTGATGCGAACGACATCGACATCGTCATCTTCAATCATCCGCTCGCGCCCGCGCAGCAGCGCAATCTCGAGCGCACGCTGAACCGGCGCGTTGTCGATCGCACCAGCCTGATCCTCGACATCTTCGCGCAGCGCGCGCGTAGCCACGAAGGCAAGCTGCAGGTCGAGCTCGCGCAGTTGCAGTACCTGTCGACGCGGCTGATCCGCGCCTGGACCCACCTCGAGCGCCAGAAGGGCGGTATCGGCCTGCGCGGCCCCGGCGAAACGCAGCTCGAAACCGACCGCCGGCTGATCGGCGAGCGCATCAAGATGCTGAAGTCGCGGCTCGACAAGCTGCGCCGCCAGCACAATACGCAGCGTCGCCAGCGCGAACGCAACCGCACGATGTCGGTGTCGCTGGTCGGCTATACGAACGCGGGCAAATCGACGCTGTTCAATGCGCTGACGAAGGCGCAGGCCTATGCGGCCGACCAACTGTTCGCGACGCTCGACACGACTTCGCGGCGCGTCTATCTCGGCGACGAGGTGGGCCAGATCGTGGTGTCCGACACGGTTGGCTTCATCCGCGAACTGCCTCACCAGCTGGTCGCCGCGTTTCGCGCGACGCTGGAGGAGACGATCCACGCGGATCTGCTGCTGCACGTGGTCGATGCGTCGAGCGCGGTGCGGCTCGAGCAGATCGAACAGGTCAACGACGTGCTGCACGAGATCGGCGCGGACGCGATCCGGCAGGTGCTCGTCTTCAACAAGATCGATGCGGTGCCCGAGCTCGCGGCCCGCGGCGACGCGGTCGAGCGTGACGAGTATGGTAATATTTCGCGCGTCTTTTTGAGCGCGCGCAGCGGCCAGGGGCTCGACGCGCTGCGTGGTGCCATTGCCGAAATCGCGACCAGCGACCAGCCGCTCTCCGGCGCGATGTTGCTGCCCGAACCGACGCGCGACGGCGGGTTGGCCGAACCGCACGACGACCACACGGTTTCCGAACACGGGGACTAG
- the hfq gene encoding RNA chaperone Hfq, translating into MSNKGQLLQDPFLNALRKEHVPVSIYLVNGIKLQGNIESFDQYVVLLRNTVTQMVYKHAISTVVPARPVNFHPDAEGASS; encoded by the coding sequence ATGAGCAACAAAGGGCAATTGTTACAAGACCCGTTTTTGAACGCACTGCGTAAGGAACATGTGCCGGTGTCGATCTACCTCGTCAACGGCATCAAGCTGCAAGGGAACATCGAATCGTTCGACCAGTACGTCGTGTTGCTCCGTAACACGGTTACCCAGATGGTCTACAAGCACGCCATCTCGACGGTCGTGCCGGCCCGTCCGGTGAATTTCCACCCGGATGCGGAAGGCGCGTCCTCCTAA